The Thermus filiformis genome contains a region encoding:
- a CDS encoding 3-dehydroquinate synthase, producing the protein MRVDVRNPPYPIVIGRGVRPERPKGPLALLYDERVAGFARALEADWEIPHALGIPGGEGAKTLEVYGRVLSFLAQRGLPRDATLVVVGGGSLTDLGGFVAATYLRGIPYLSFPTTTLALVDASVGGKTGLNLPEGKNLVGAFHFPQGVFGDLEALRTLPPPLFKEGLVEAFKHGLIRGEEALLEVEGLSPEAEGLAEYLVRAVRVKVEITEKDPLEKGERRLLNLGHTLAHALEAASRHALSHGVAVAYGLLFAALLGRALGGEDLLGPVRRLLGWLSPPAPPPLSFDELLPYLLRDKKKRREALYWVVPLGLGRLEVRPVEEGLLREVYADWQRLIVHPAPSGPPPS; encoded by the coding sequence ATGCGCGTGGACGTTCGTAACCCCCCGTACCCCATCGTGATCGGCCGCGGCGTGCGGCCCGAAAGGCCCAAGGGCCCCCTGGCCCTCCTCTACGACGAGCGGGTGGCGGGCTTCGCCCGGGCCCTCGAGGCAGACTGGGAGATCCCCCACGCCCTGGGCATCCCGGGGGGTGAGGGGGCCAAGACGCTGGAGGTCTACGGCCGGGTCCTCTCCTTCCTGGCGCAACGGGGCCTGCCCCGGGACGCCACCTTGGTGGTGGTGGGCGGGGGAAGCCTCACCGACCTGGGGGGGTTCGTGGCCGCCACCTACCTGCGGGGCATCCCCTACCTCTCCTTCCCCACCACCACCTTGGCCCTGGTGGACGCGAGCGTGGGGGGAAAGACGGGGCTCAACCTCCCCGAGGGGAAGAACCTGGTGGGGGCCTTCCACTTCCCCCAGGGGGTCTTCGGGGACCTGGAGGCCCTGAGGACCCTTCCCCCGCCCCTTTTCAAGGAGGGGCTGGTGGAGGCCTTCAAGCACGGGCTGATCCGGGGGGAGGAGGCGCTTTTGGAGGTGGAGGGGCTTTCCCCCGAGGCCGAGGGCCTGGCCGAGTACCTGGTCCGGGCCGTGCGGGTCAAGGTGGAGATCACGGAAAAGGACCCCCTGGAGAAGGGGGAGAGGCGGCTTCTGAACCTGGGCCACACCCTGGCCCACGCCCTCGAGGCCGCAAGCCGGCACGCCCTCTCCCACGGGGTGGCGGTGGCCTACGGCCTCCTCTTCGCCGCCCTCCTCGGCCGGGCCCTGGGAGGGGAGGACCTGCTCGGCCCGGTGCGGCGCCTCCTAGGGTGGCTCTCCCCCCCGGCTCCGCCCCCCCTCTCCTTTGACGAGCTCCTCCCCTACCTCCTGCGGGACAAGAAGAAGCGAAGGGAGGCCCTTTACTGGGTGGTCCCCCTGGGCCTGGGGCGGCTCGAGGTCCGGCCGGTGGAGGAGGGACTCCTGCGGGAGGTCTACGCGGATTGGCAGCGGCTTATAGTTCACCCCGCACCATCCGGGCCACCCCCTTCTTGA
- a CDS encoding shikimate kinase produces the protein MKKVLDIPRPATFVSLTGFMGVGKSRIGRELAQALMLHFIDLDRYIERRTGLSIPEIFRHLGENAFRQMEKEAVAELVEKDFLVLSLGGGTFVDAENRRRLLARGPVVALWASPETILERVARKPGQRPLLEGEDPLERVRRLLKEREPVYREAHIHVVTEGQRPKEVVERIVRELWKYARGRS, from the coding sequence ATGAAGAAGGTCCTGGACATCCCCCGCCCCGCCACCTTCGTGAGCCTGACCGGGTTCATGGGGGTGGGGAAAAGCCGCATCGGCCGGGAGCTGGCCCAGGCCCTGATGCTCCACTTCATTGACCTGGACCGGTACATAGAGCGCCGGACGGGCCTTTCCATCCCCGAGATCTTCCGCCACCTAGGGGAGAACGCCTTCCGCCAAATGGAGAAGGAGGCGGTGGCGGAGCTCGTGGAGAAGGACTTCCTGGTCCTCTCCCTGGGGGGCGGGACCTTCGTGGACGCGGAAAACCGCAGGAGGCTCCTCGCCCGGGGGCCGGTGGTGGCCCTCTGGGCGAGCCCCGAGACCATCCTGGAGCGGGTGGCGCGCAAGCCCGGCCAGCGCCCCCTCCTGGAGGGAGAAGACCCCCTGGAGCGCGTCCGCCGCCTCCTAAAGGAGCGGGAGCCCGTCTACCGGGAGGCCCACATCCACGTGGTCACCGAGGGGCAGAGGCCCAAGGAGGTGGTGGAGCGGATCGTTCGGGAGCTCTGGAAGTATGCGCGTGGACGTTCGTAA
- the aroC gene encoding chorismate synthase: protein MRFLTAGESHGPVLVAIVEGLPSGLPLTPEDINPWLKKRQEGYGRGRRMVIEADEVEFLSGVRAGRTTGAPLTLAIRNRDYRNWVEIMDPAPGNEPRKRALTAARPGHADLAGGIKYGHKDLRDVLERASARETATRVAVGAVALKLLSFFGVEGVGYVAGMAGVWSRVPFSWELKDRLEASPVRMLDPEAEAEVIRRVDQAKAEGDTLGGVIEARFRGLVAGLGSHVHWDRKLDGRLAQMALSIPAVKGVEIGEAFQNAMKRGSEVHDPIYWEEGRGFYRRTNRAGGLEGGMTNGEELVIRAALKPIATLMKPLPTVDVVTHEAKDAALERSDTTAVPAASVILMALSAIVLAQAYLEKFGGDTLEELVERVERYKERVRAW from the coding sequence ATGAGGTTTCTCACCGCCGGAGAGTCCCACGGGCCGGTGCTCGTGGCCATCGTGGAGGGCCTGCCCTCGGGCCTGCCCCTGACCCCGGAGGACATCAACCCCTGGCTAAAAAAGCGGCAGGAGGGGTACGGGCGGGGCAGGCGCATGGTCATAGAGGCCGACGAGGTGGAGTTCTTAAGCGGGGTGCGGGCGGGCCGGACCACCGGCGCCCCCCTGACCCTGGCCATCCGCAACCGGGACTACCGGAACTGGGTGGAGATCATGGACCCCGCCCCCGGGAACGAGCCCCGCAAGCGGGCCCTCACCGCGGCCCGGCCCGGCCACGCGGACCTCGCCGGGGGGATCAAGTACGGGCACAAGGACCTGCGGGACGTCCTGGAGCGGGCAAGCGCCCGGGAGACCGCCACCCGGGTGGCGGTGGGGGCGGTGGCGCTCAAGCTCCTCTCCTTCTTCGGGGTGGAGGGGGTGGGGTACGTGGCGGGGATGGCCGGGGTCTGGTCCCGGGTCCCCTTCTCCTGGGAGCTCAAGGACCGCCTCGAGGCGAGCCCCGTGCGCATGCTGGACCCGGAAGCGGAGGCCGAGGTGATCCGCCGGGTGGACCAGGCCAAGGCCGAGGGGGACACCTTAGGGGGGGTCATAGAGGCCCGGTTCCGGGGCCTGGTCGCGGGGCTGGGCAGCCACGTCCACTGGGACCGCAAGCTGGACGGCCGCCTGGCCCAGATGGCCCTCTCCATCCCCGCCGTCAAGGGGGTGGAGATCGGGGAAGCCTTCCAGAACGCCATGAAGCGGGGCTCGGAGGTCCACGACCCCATCTACTGGGAGGAGGGGCGGGGCTTCTACCGGAGGACCAACCGGGCGGGGGGCCTCGAGGGGGGGATGACGAACGGCGAGGAGCTGGTGATCCGGGCCGCCCTCAAGCCCATCGCCACCCTGATGAAGCCCCTGCCCACGGTGGACGTGGTCACCCACGAGGCCAAGGACGCCGCCCTCGAGCGCTCCGACACCACGGCGGTGCCCGCGGCGAGCGTGATCCTCATGGCCCTCTCGGCCATCGTCCTGGCCCAGGCCTACCTGGAGAAGTTCGGCGGGGACACCCTGGAGGAACTGGTGGAGCGGGTGGAGCGGTACAAGGAAAGGGTCCGCGCCTGGTGA
- a CDS encoding type IV pilus inner membrane component PilO → MLARSGFLRNLGQREWALLSILLVALLGLAWYYFLITPMREEIARVQSEIDQLTLERNRGLQAQRALPELRAALAQLQAERAAFLRALPPEERLYAVLNELSQEALRSGVVLKSFTRSPTSAPVPEVRAVSLALQLEAPFPETYAFLRRLEGLSRFSTVSGLNLSVAGQDLNPTLNTSLTLTLYMLARGTQVEGEGSPPGGGR, encoded by the coding sequence GTGCTCGCTAGAAGCGGCTTTTTACGCAACCTGGGCCAGAGGGAGTGGGCCCTTCTCTCCATCCTTCTGGTGGCCCTTCTCGGGCTGGCCTGGTACTACTTCCTCATCACGCCCATGCGGGAGGAGATCGCCCGGGTGCAAAGCGAGATAGACCAGCTCACCCTGGAGCGGAACCGGGGGCTGCAGGCGCAGAGGGCCCTGCCGGAGCTGAGGGCGGCCCTGGCCCAGCTCCAGGCCGAACGGGCGGCCTTCCTGAGGGCCCTGCCGCCGGAGGAGCGCCTGTACGCGGTCCTGAACGAACTCTCCCAGGAGGCGCTGAGGAGCGGGGTGGTGCTCAAGTCCTTCACCCGCTCCCCCACCTCTGCCCCCGTGCCCGAGGTGCGGGCGGTCAGCCTGGCCCTCCAGCTCGAGGCCCCCTTCCCCGAGACCTACGCCTTCTTGCGGCGGCTGGAGGGGCTTTCCCGCTTCAGCACCGTCTCGGGCCTGAACCTTAGCGTGGCGGGGCAAGACCTGAACCCCACCTTGAACACCAGCCTCACCCTCACCCTCTACATGCTGGCCAGGGGCACCCAGGTAGAGGGAGAGGGAAGCCCCCCGGGAGGTGGAAGGTGA
- a CDS encoding competence protein, which produces MIRLNLLPKNLRRRVEPGWWRLVAILFALAVLMTLGILHYSTQSQLSALRLERDTLRAEVEALKPFIAEQNRLQQERKALESLLAIRESLRKGFAPWSEYLSQFIRQIPREGNRFGVALKSVGTRLLSEEEAKRQAEAGSYDGKPVQVEFTLQGEALSQAALVRFIQAFETSPRFGINLQGASLDAARGVYTFSATVGLVPGGGTGAR; this is translated from the coding sequence TTGATTAGGCTGAACCTGCTTCCCAAGAACCTCCGCCGCCGGGTGGAGCCGGGCTGGTGGCGGCTCGTGGCCATCCTCTTCGCCCTGGCGGTCCTAATGACGCTCGGCATCCTCCACTACTCCACCCAGAGCCAGCTCTCTGCCCTCCGGCTGGAGCGGGACACCCTCCGGGCCGAGGTGGAGGCCCTCAAGCCTTTCATCGCCGAGCAGAACCGTCTCCAGCAGGAGAGGAAGGCCCTGGAAAGCCTTTTGGCCATCCGGGAAAGCCTGAGGAAGGGCTTCGCCCCCTGGTCCGAGTACCTGAGCCAGTTCATCCGCCAGATCCCCCGCGAGGGGAACCGGTTCGGCGTGGCCCTGAAGAGCGTGGGGACGCGCCTTCTGAGCGAAGAGGAGGCCAAGCGCCAGGCCGAGGCCGGCTCCTACGACGGGAAGCCGGTCCAGGTGGAGTTCACCCTCCAGGGGGAGGCCCTGAGCCAGGCCGCCCTGGTCCGCTTCATCCAGGCCTTTGAGACCTCCCCCCGCTTCGGCATCAACCTCCAGGGGGCAAGCCTGGACGCCGCGCGGGGGGTGTACACCTTCTCCGCCACGGTGGGCCTGGTGCCGGGAGGTGGGACGGGTGCTCGCTAG
- the pilM gene encoding type IV pilus assembly protein PilM, whose amino-acid sequence MRFSWSSLFKPRIEAVGLEIGASSLKLVELTGSPPSLRAYAQRPTPPGVLVDNQVVEPSALAQEIRELFHQAGVRKKYVVTAAPSQATVVRTLQVPKMPLKEMEEAVRWEAERYIPFPIDEVILDFAPLEPLEGVKEGEQVQVVVAAARQETVASLVETLKSAGLIPLVIDVKPFAGLYPLESLLEGQTSFVVEIGGSATTMVLTEGTKPLAVRILDLSGQSFTEAIARAFNLDLLSAEEVKREYGMATIPTEDEELLLDFDLERERYSPARIYDAIRPVLVELTQELRRSLEFFRVQLGDLEVNQGLIYGGGSRLRGLATLLQDALGLPFQETNPWQGVQVDGKKFDPEELAKVALEFTVPVGLGLRGVSPLD is encoded by the coding sequence GTGCGGTTTTCATGGTCAAGCCTATTCAAACCGCGTATTGAGGCGGTGGGGCTGGAGATCGGGGCCTCGAGCCTGAAGCTGGTGGAGCTCACCGGCTCCCCCCCCTCCCTCAGGGCCTACGCCCAGCGGCCCACCCCCCCGGGGGTCCTGGTGGACAACCAAGTGGTGGAGCCCTCGGCCCTGGCCCAGGAGATCCGGGAGCTCTTCCATCAGGCGGGGGTGCGCAAGAAGTACGTGGTCACCGCCGCCCCCAGCCAGGCCACCGTGGTCCGTACCCTCCAGGTGCCCAAGATGCCCCTTAAGGAGATGGAGGAGGCGGTCCGCTGGGAGGCGGAGCGGTACATCCCCTTCCCCATTGACGAGGTCATCCTGGACTTCGCCCCCCTCGAGCCCCTGGAAGGGGTCAAGGAGGGGGAGCAGGTCCAGGTGGTGGTGGCCGCGGCCCGCCAGGAGACGGTGGCCTCCCTAGTGGAGACCCTGAAGAGCGCGGGCCTCATCCCCCTGGTCATAGACGTCAAGCCCTTCGCGGGCCTCTACCCCCTGGAAAGCCTCCTGGAGGGGCAGACCAGCTTCGTGGTGGAGATCGGGGGAAGCGCCACGACCATGGTCCTGACCGAGGGGACGAAGCCGCTGGCGGTGCGCATCCTGGACCTTTCGGGCCAGAGCTTCACCGAGGCCATCGCCCGGGCCTTCAACCTGGACCTCCTCTCGGCCGAGGAGGTCAAGCGGGAGTACGGCATGGCCACCATCCCCACGGAGGACGAGGAGCTCCTCCTGGACTTTGACCTGGAGCGGGAGCGGTACAGCCCGGCCCGGATCTACGACGCCATCCGCCCGGTCCTGGTGGAGCTCACCCAGGAGCTTCGGCGGAGCCTGGAGTTCTTCCGGGTCCAGCTGGGGGACCTCGAGGTGAACCAGGGCCTGATCTACGGCGGGGGGAGCCGGCTTCGGGGGCTCGCCACCCTTCTCCAGGATGCCCTGGGCCTGCCCTTCCAGGAGACCAACCCCTGGCAGGGCGTCCAGGTGGACGGGAAGAAGTTTGACCCGGAGGAGCTGGCCAAGGTGGCGCTGGAGTTCACCGTCCCCGTGGGCCTGGGCTTAAGGGGGGTGAGCCCGCTTGATTAG
- a CDS encoding homoisocitrate dehydrogenase, which yields MAYRICLIEGDGIGHEVVPAARKVLEATGLPLEFIEAEAGWETFERRGISVPEETVEKIMASDATLFGAATSPTRKVPGFFGAIRYLRRRLDLYANVRPAKSRPLPGSRPGVDLVIVRENTEGLYVEQERRYLDVAIADAVISKKASERIGRYALRLASRRPRKLLHAAHKANVLPVTQGLFLDTVKEVAQEFPEVTLKDIIVDNCAMQLVMRPEQFDVIVTTNLLGDILSDLTAGLVGGLGLAPSGNIGDRYAVFEPVHGSAPDIAGKGIANPTATILSAAMMLEHLGELEAARRIEAAVDRVLAEGPHTPDLGGTATTEAFTEAVIRAMA from the coding sequence ATGGCGTACCGCATCTGCTTGATTGAAGGCGACGGCATTGGGCACGAGGTGGTCCCGGCGGCGCGAAAGGTGCTCGAGGCCACCGGGCTTCCCTTGGAGTTCATAGAGGCCGAGGCGGGCTGGGAGACCTTTGAGCGAAGAGGCATCTCGGTCCCCGAGGAGACGGTGGAGAAGATCATGGCCTCGGACGCCACCCTCTTCGGGGCCGCCACCAGCCCCACCCGGAAGGTGCCCGGCTTCTTCGGGGCCATCCGCTACCTGAGGCGGAGGCTGGACCTCTACGCCAACGTCCGCCCCGCCAAAAGCCGTCCCCTGCCGGGGAGCAGGCCCGGGGTGGACCTGGTCATCGTGCGGGAGAACACCGAGGGGCTTTACGTGGAGCAGGAGCGGCGCTACCTGGACGTGGCCATCGCGGACGCGGTGATCTCCAAAAAGGCCAGCGAGCGCATCGGGCGCTACGCCCTGAGGCTGGCCTCGAGGCGGCCCCGGAAGCTCCTGCACGCGGCCCACAAGGCCAACGTCCTCCCCGTGACCCAGGGCCTCTTCCTGGACACGGTCAAGGAGGTGGCCCAGGAGTTCCCCGAGGTGACGCTGAAGGACATCATCGTGGACAACTGCGCCATGCAGCTGGTGATGCGCCCGGAGCAGTTTGACGTCATCGTCACCACCAACCTCCTGGGGGACATCCTCTCCGACCTCACCGCCGGGCTCGTGGGGGGGCTGGGCCTCGCCCCTTCGGGGAACATCGGGGACCGGTACGCGGTCTTTGAGCCCGTCCACGGCTCCGCCCCCGACATCGCGGGGAAGGGGATCGCCAACCCCACGGCCACCATCCTCTCCGCGGCCATGATGCTGGAGCACCTGGGGGAGCTTGAGGCCGCCCGGCGCATAGAGGCTGCGGTGGACCGGGTCCTGGCCGAGGGCCCCCACACCCCCGACCTCGGGGGAACGGCCACCACCGAGGCCTTCACCGAGGCGGTCATCCGGGCCATGGCCTGA
- a CDS encoding DUF5317 domain-containing protein translates to MAYLTYRGLLPGSFAGPLAKVWVLALVGYGLWQNRHLKSLYLVFLGLLLNTLVILVNGGHMPVSPEALVRVGLADWVELLKGQGDAVHALLTEKTRLPFLGDVIPLARMRKVISPGDVLILLGILGVVVEGSLRAAGGIRGPKRAALLRLLLLLALVLVLLRWG, encoded by the coding sequence TTGGCCTATCTCACCTACCGAGGTCTCCTGCCGGGCTCCTTCGCCGGACCCCTGGCCAAGGTCTGGGTCCTGGCCCTGGTGGGGTATGGGCTTTGGCAAAACCGCCATCTCAAAAGCCTCTATCTCGTCTTCCTGGGACTCCTCCTAAACACCCTGGTCATCCTGGTAAACGGGGGGCACATGCCGGTGAGCCCTGAGGCCTTGGTGCGGGTGGGGCTGGCGGACTGGGTGGAGCTTCTAAAGGGCCAGGGGGACGCTGTCCACGCCCTCCTCACCGAGAAGACCCGGCTTCCTTTCTTGGGGGACGTGATCCCTTTGGCCCGGATGCGCAAGGTCATCAGCCCGGGGGACGTCCTCATCCTCCTGGGCATCCTAGGCGTGGTGGTGGAGGGAAGCTTGCGGGCGGCCGGGGGGATACGGGGGCCGAAGCGGGCGGCCCTCCTGCGGCTCCTTTTGCTCCTGGCCCTCGTCCTGGTACTCCTGAGATGGGGCTAG
- a CDS encoding HD-GYP domain-containing protein: MHRLADSLRARVKALKTLPMPPRPVLYYLLALLVGLLAMELLLVRLHGFAWPQKAWWEVLFWGGVVAWSQRIAVRLPLSASISQLFVIALALVLLFPSWFAPLLVFAFYLNPDLGKPSYPWFKDLFNRTQNALATGLAALVWRFFEENRLHLGNWDLSAGLGILGASLGFFLLNITLVSVVIYLATGSDLKKIWLENYRWLAASYLLLSPMALLLARGYENPLVAGWGGWTVLFFLIPLYYSRHYWDEAVRLREALDTSLQLLMNALDAKDPQTRLHSERVASIAKDLTQAYLRKYGDTLEKNKILDPDVVYKGARIHDIGKIGLPDAILFKPGPLSPEERALMESHPVRGVKLMEPAKVAFTRAVYEIIRHHHERWDGRGYPDRLSGHEIPLEARIVALADAYEAMTAGRPYRRAKTPEEALKEVQDFSGIQFDPRLVELFTELWHQNPIWRDREVFLSLSTSPQPSLEWPSPSPSAQDSRTLDE; this comes from the coding sequence ATGCACCGGCTGGCCGACTCCCTAAGGGCCCGGGTCAAGGCCTTGAAAACCCTCCCCATGCCCCCCAGGCCCGTCCTCTACTACCTGTTGGCCCTCCTGGTGGGCCTCCTGGCCATGGAGCTTCTCCTGGTCCGCCTCCACGGCTTCGCCTGGCCCCAAAAGGCCTGGTGGGAAGTCCTCTTCTGGGGCGGGGTGGTGGCCTGGTCCCAGCGCATCGCCGTCCGCCTCCCCCTCAGCGCCAGCATCTCCCAGCTCTTCGTCATTGCCCTGGCGCTGGTCCTGCTCTTCCCCTCCTGGTTCGCGCCCCTTCTAGTCTTTGCCTTTTACCTTAATCCTGACTTGGGCAAGCCTAGCTATCCTTGGTTTAAAGATCTGTTTAATAGAACGCAGAACGCTCTGGCTACGGGTTTAGCGGCTCTTGTATGGCGCTTTTTTGAGGAAAATCGACTTCACCTTGGCAACTGGGATCTTAGCGCGGGTTTAGGAATTTTGGGGGCAAGTTTGGGCTTTTTTCTTTTGAACATTACATTGGTTTCTGTCGTCATTTATCTAGCTACTGGATCTGATCTAAAAAAGATTTGGCTGGAAAACTACCGCTGGCTGGCAGCGAGCTACCTCCTCCTCTCCCCCATGGCCCTGCTCCTGGCCCGGGGGTACGAGAACCCCCTGGTGGCGGGCTGGGGAGGGTGGACGGTCCTCTTCTTCCTCATCCCCCTCTACTACAGCCGCCACTACTGGGACGAGGCGGTGCGCCTGAGGGAGGCCCTGGACACCTCCCTCCAGCTCCTGATGAACGCCCTGGACGCCAAGGACCCCCAGACCCGCCTCCACTCCGAGCGGGTGGCCTCCATCGCCAAGGACCTGACCCAGGCCTACCTGAGAAAGTACGGGGACACCCTGGAGAAAAACAAAATCCTGGACCCGGACGTGGTGTACAAGGGGGCCCGCATCCACGACATCGGGAAGATCGGCCTCCCGGACGCCATCCTCTTCAAGCCCGGGCCCCTGAGTCCGGAGGAGCGGGCCCTGATGGAAAGCCACCCCGTGCGGGGGGTTAAGCTCATGGAACCGGCCAAGGTCGCCTTCACCCGGGCGGTCTACGAGATCATCCGCCACCACCACGAGCGCTGGGACGGCCGGGGCTACCCTGACCGCCTCTCGGGGCACGAAATCCCGCTAGAAGCCCGCATCGTAGCCCTGGCCGACGCCTATGAGGCCATGACCGCGGGCCGCCCCTACCGCCGAGCAAAAACGCCCGAGGAAGCCCTAAAGGAGGTCCAGGACTTCTCGGGCATCCAGTTTGATCCCCGTTTGGTGGAGCTTTTCACGGAACTCTGGCACCAGAACCCCATCTGGAGAGACCGGGAGGTGTTTCTATCTCTCTCTACCTCGCCGCAGCCCTCGCTGGAGTGGCCCTCGCCCTCGCCCTCGGCGCAAGACTCCAGGACCTTGGACGAATAG
- a CDS encoding ATP cone domain-containing protein, which translates to MGEVYVKLRRGRWPFSKGLLVDSLLLAGVGAEAATSVAHTVEERLKAEGRREVTPRALRAVLLEEVEKALGPEVARRLARQTLAFEEILVREGRQYRPFSKGLLARSLEDAGFSLKEAHELAKEVEARLRREGVRRIGARRLEALVAEEVRRRHGRAAGRRYRERRLYAGELFVEEAEGEPRVPFSKGILAQSLMAVGLAPDRAYRIARELEARLHAEGRTVIRRDALRERVYRTLLEEAGEEVAKRYLVLRALRRSDRPVHVLIGGVTGVGKSVLATALAYRLGITHIISSDAVREVFRATLSAELLPTLHVSSFEAWSVLSREGGREELVIRGFLDQVEKVAVGLKAIQERAARERTSLVLEGVHVVPGYLDHPSRPSVLQVPMLVVVHDEKVHRDRFLIRDRETGRMRPKERYLDHLADIRLIQDHLERQAEREGVPVIPGENLDEAVEKALEVIVSTLEVRA; encoded by the coding sequence ATGGGCGAGGTCTACGTCAAGCTGAGGCGGGGACGGTGGCCCTTCTCCAAGGGCCTGCTCGTGGACTCCCTCCTCCTTGCGGGGGTGGGGGCGGAGGCCGCCACCTCGGTGGCCCACACGGTGGAGGAGCGGCTGAAGGCGGAAGGGAGGCGGGAGGTCACGCCCCGGGCGCTAAGGGCGGTCCTCCTGGAGGAGGTGGAGAAGGCCCTGGGCCCGGAGGTGGCCAGGCGGCTCGCCCGGCAGACCCTGGCCTTTGAGGAGATCCTGGTCCGGGAGGGGCGGCAGTACCGGCCTTTCTCCAAGGGGCTTCTGGCCAGGAGCCTCGAGGACGCGGGCTTCTCCTTGAAGGAGGCCCACGAGCTGGCCAAGGAGGTGGAGGCCCGGCTCCGGCGGGAGGGGGTGCGGCGGATCGGGGCCCGGCGCCTCGAGGCCCTGGTGGCGGAGGAGGTGCGCAGGAGGCACGGCCGGGCGGCGGGGAGGCGGTACCGGGAGAGGCGGCTTTACGCGGGCGAGCTCTTCGTGGAGGAGGCGGAAGGCGAGCCCCGGGTGCCCTTCTCCAAGGGGATCCTGGCCCAGAGCCTGATGGCCGTGGGCCTGGCCCCGGACCGGGCCTACCGCATCGCCCGGGAGCTCGAGGCCCGCCTCCACGCGGAGGGCCGGACCGTGATCCGGCGGGACGCCCTGAGGGAGCGGGTCTACCGCACCCTCTTGGAGGAGGCGGGGGAGGAGGTGGCGAAGCGCTACCTGGTCCTGCGGGCCCTGCGCCGGAGCGACCGGCCGGTCCACGTCCTCATCGGGGGGGTGACCGGGGTGGGGAAGAGCGTCCTGGCCACCGCCTTGGCCTACCGGCTCGGCATCACCCACATCATCTCCTCCGACGCGGTGCGGGAGGTCTTCCGGGCCACCCTGAGCGCGGAGCTGCTGCCCACCCTGCACGTCTCCAGCTTTGAGGCCTGGAGCGTTCTTTCCCGCGAGGGTGGGCGGGAGGAGCTCGTCATCCGGGGCTTCCTGGACCAGGTGGAGAAGGTGGCGGTGGGGCTCAAGGCCATCCAGGAGCGGGCGGCCCGGGAGAGGACCTCCTTGGTCCTGGAGGGGGTGCACGTGGTCCCCGGGTACCTGGACCACCCCTCGAGGCCCTCCGTCCTCCAGGTCCCCATGCTGGTGGTAGTGCACGACGAGAAGGTCCACCGGGACCGCTTCCTGATCCGGGACCGGGAGACGGGCCGGATGCGGCCCAAGGAGAGGTACCTGGACCACCTGGCGGACATCCGCCTCATCCAGGACCACCTGGAGCGGCAGGCGGAGCGGGAAGGGGTACCCGTCATCCCAGGGGAGAACCTGGACGAGGCGGTGGAGAAGGCCTTGGAGGTCATCGTCTCCACCTTGGAGGTACGGGCGTGA
- the thrC gene encoding threonine synthase, with the protein MRLPLIERYRAHLPVSEKTPVVSLLEGSTPLLPLKGPEEARALGVRLYAKYEGLNPTGSFKDRGMTLAVSKAVEAGAKAVAAASTGNTAASAAAYAARAGIRAIVVLPAGYVALGKVAQSLVHGARIVQVEGNFDQALRLTRELSERYPVALVNSLNPYRLQGQKTLAFEVVDELGDAPHYHALPVGNAGNITAHWMGYKEYHALGKAKRLPRMLGFQAAGAAPLVLGRPVEKPETLATAIRIGNPASWEGAVRAKEESGGLIEAVTDEEILEAYRYLAAEEGIFCEPASAAALAGVWKLLKEGRLEPGSTVVLTLTGHGLKDPGTAERVARLGEAVPARLEAVAEAAGLV; encoded by the coding sequence ATGCGCCTGCCCCTGATCGAGCGCTACCGCGCCCACCTGCCGGTCTCGGAAAAGACCCCGGTGGTGAGCCTCCTCGAGGGCTCCACCCCCCTTCTGCCCCTGAAGGGCCCCGAGGAGGCGAGAGCCCTGGGGGTGCGGCTCTACGCCAAGTACGAGGGGCTGAACCCCACGGGGAGCTTCAAGGACCGGGGGATGACGCTCGCGGTCTCCAAGGCGGTGGAAGCCGGAGCGAAGGCGGTGGCCGCCGCCAGCACCGGGAACACCGCCGCCAGCGCCGCCGCCTACGCGGCCCGAGCGGGGATCCGGGCCATCGTGGTCCTCCCGGCCGGGTACGTGGCCCTGGGCAAGGTGGCCCAGAGCCTGGTCCACGGGGCGCGGATCGTCCAGGTGGAGGGGAACTTTGACCAGGCCCTCCGCCTCACCCGGGAGCTTTCCGAGCGCTACCCCGTGGCCCTGGTGAACTCCCTCAACCCCTACCGGCTACAGGGCCAGAAGACCCTGGCCTTTGAGGTGGTGGACGAGCTGGGCGACGCCCCCCACTACCACGCCCTCCCCGTGGGGAACGCGGGGAACATCACCGCCCACTGGATGGGCTACAAGGAGTACCACGCCCTGGGCAAGGCCAAAAGGCTTCCCCGGATGCTGGGCTTCCAGGCGGCGGGGGCGGCCCCCCTGGTCCTGGGCCGGCCGGTGGAGAAGCCCGAGACCCTGGCCACCGCCATCCGCATCGGCAACCCCGCCTCCTGGGAAGGGGCGGTCCGGGCCAAGGAGGAGTCGGGGGGCCTGATCGAGGCGGTGACGGACGAGGAGATCCTGGAGGCCTACCGCTACTTGGCGGCGGAGGAGGGGATCTTCTGCGAGCCCGCGAGCGCCGCCGCCCTGGCGGGGGTCTGGAAGCTCCTCAAGGAGGGGCGCCTCGAGCCGGGAAGCACCGTGGTCCTCACCCTCACGGGGCACGGCCTCAAGGACCCCGGCACAGCGGAGCGGGTGGCCCGCCTGGGGGAGGCCGTCCCCGCCCGCCTCGAGGCGGTGGCGGAAGCCGCGGGCCTGGTGTAG